One region of Dehalococcoidia bacterium genomic DNA includes:
- a CDS encoding septum formation initiator family protein: MRTLPLTATQVVLILTLPLVTYFGYGAARKAMEIHELRGRAERLRLEIEQLQARHLELTRQREYLKTEQFVERVAREELGFIKPTEIPIVVVVKPDAAATSRQAAPLPLDQRSNPQRWWDAFFASR, encoded by the coding sequence ATGCGGACGCTTCCCCTCACGGCAACCCAGGTGGTGCTGATCTTGACGCTCCCGCTGGTCACGTACTTTGGCTACGGGGCGGCACGCAAGGCGATGGAGATCCACGAACTGCGCGGTCGAGCTGAGCGGCTGCGCCTTGAGATTGAGCAGCTCCAAGCCCGTCATCTCGAGTTAACCCGGCAGCGCGAATATTTGAAGACAGAGCAGTTTGTCGAGCGAGTGGCGCGCGAAGAGCTCGGCTTTATCAAGCCGACTGAAATCCCGATTGTGGTGGTGGTCAAGCCCGACGCAGCGGCGACGTCGCGTCAAGCTGCCCCGCTCCCTCTCGACCAGCGGAGCAACCCTCAACGCTGGTGGGACGCCTTTTTCGCGAGCCGCTGA